ACCTCAGTCTGAGAGTTTAAGATTGATTGGTAGGTAAGAATAGCCGGTGCAACCCCAAAAGAAACAAGATCACTCAAAGAATCCAATTCTTTGCCAAAATCTGAACTCACGGAAAGTCTGCGTGCCACTTTTCCATCAAGACTGTCCATTAAAACAGACATTAAAACCATTGCTGCAGCAAGAGAATAGTTCTCCTCAATAACAAAAATGATAGCTATAAATCCACAAAGCAAATTTGCTAAGGTGAAAATGCTGGGGATCATTCGTGTACTTATGGGATTAGCCCTCATTAACACTCACCCTTCCAACGACACTTAGTCCTCCACGTACTTTATCGCCAGGACTAACCATAATTTCTACATTGGTTGGTAAAAAGATTTCCGTACATGAACCAAACTTAATTAAGCCGAATCTCTCTCCCTTTGTTAATACGTGTCCTTTATCCACCCAACAGACGATACGTCGAGCGATAAATCCCGTCACTTGTGTTACTAAAATCTGCATGTGACGGTTCTTAATCCCTACATAATTTTTCTCATTCAGCTCTGAAGCATGACTTTTAAACGCCGGAATCATCTTGCCAGGCCGATAAGCACGAAAAACAACCTCGCCAGCCATAGGGCTGCGATTAACATGAACATTAAAGATACTTAAAAAGATTCGCACACGTATGCTTTCTCCATTAAAAAACTGGTCCTCGTAAACTCTTTCAACGTCCATAACTACCCCATCTGCAGGGGAAACTAAGGTTAACTCGTCCTTAGGAATTTGCCTTTCAGGATTCCGGAAAAAAAATAATACAAATAAGAACAAAATGCCTGGTAGAATTATAAGCCACGGCCAAACCCAATAAGCTATAACCGATAGAGCTGCTAATATCGCCAGATAGGACCAACCATCACGAGAAATGGGATATTGCTTCACCGAATAATTAAACCTCCTCCTCTTGATTTTCTCTAGTTTATCATTTTTATGTTGATTATAAAAGCTCTAGCTCTAATTCCCTAGTATATTCCTCGATTTTCCGAAAAACGAGGGATTTCTCCCCCCGGATGTGGGTTTTTATCGGCAGAGAATTTAAAAAGTACCTGCCATAGTACTTATCAATGACCCGATTGTCAAGGAGTATAACCACCCCACGATCGACTTTCGAACGAATCAACCTTCCAAATCCCTGTTTGAAACGAATAACGGCTTCAGGTAAGAGAAGTTCATGAAAGGGGTCTCTTCCTTGGGATTTTAGATAATCTGATCGAGCCTCAATTAAGGGTAATGTGGGAGGCCAAAAGGGAAGTTTAACCATAATAACACATAATAATGCATCGCCAGGAATATCGATCCCTTCCCAAAAACTATTAGCTCCTAACAAAACGCTGCGAGGATTTCTTCGAAAAGCTTCAATCAACCTACTCCTATCACCTTGTATCCCCTGAGCTAAAGTATCCATACCAATTCGTGCCAAGAGCGGATGCAAAGCTGCATAGGTTTGTCGAAGCAAATTATGTGCGGTAAAAAGAACCAGAGTCCGGCCATTCATCCGTTCTGCTACTTCAGCAATAAACTCGGAGAGTTCTAAGGACTTTTCTTCATCGGAACCTAGAGAATTTATTCCTTTCTTAGCTACAATAAAATGCATCTGTTGTTCATAGTCAAAAGGCGAGTCCACTTGTGCTGTCATAGTCTCGTTGGCTAAACCAATATCCTTAAGAAAGTAAGCAAAGGAATTGGAAATGCTCAAAGTGGCGGAAGTAAGAATCACCGAGTCGAGACGAGAAAAGATTTTCGCTTTGAGAACATCACTAACTTCAATAGGAGAGGTTTTTATGTATAATCTCGCAGCCTGTTCGAGCCATGTCACTTGTTTGGGATTTTCAATATTTACGGCTTGAATTAATGTATCTATGAACGTTTGCAGCTCTTTTTGGTGTCCATTAATTATGTACCTTAACTCTTCAATTTCCTCTGCATCTTCGCCGTTAAATGAGCTGTTGAGGTTTTCAAAGGATTTAATGAGTAAATCAATCCGTCCAACCAAATTCTCAATCTGTACATAAAGACCATTCCACCATGGGCTTTCCTTGTGATGAATAATAAATCTAAAGGTACGTCCACTTCCAATAATCCTGGATAACAACTCAAACAATTCTCTCGTCTGTATTAAAATACTCCTACAAATCTCAGGTAGAAGCTCTAACCGTTCACCAACAAGTTCCCAAGACACTGAGGGCACCCTATGGGCAAGGGAGCCAATTTGATGTTTGATCGTGCTATAAAAATTCACTCCCGATGGGCGGTAAATGGTTTCAACGATCCGAGTAACATTCTCAGCGCTGAGTTCCGAGCCCAAGTGTTGTAAAGCGGTTTGGTAGATTTGATGAGCTTCATCAATCACCAGCTGATGATGCTCAGGCAGGACATTATAGTCCGTTTTTAGATCAGAAAATAGCAGGGAATGATTCACTATCAAGACATCGGACTCTTCCGCTCTTTTGCGAGCTCTAAGCAAGAAACAAACACCGGCTTTGGAACATTTTCCTGGGATACAGGTATCATTGTCAGCACATATTCTCGACCAAACCTCTGTAAGCCCGGGAAATTTCGAAAGTTCCTGAATATCTCCGGTCAGCGTTTCTCTTAACCAAACAAGGATCCCTAAAACAGCGAGTTGTTCTCCATGGGAAATTTCTCTATTCACTAAACAGCTTTGCCATTTTTTTAGACAGCAGTAATTGTTTCTCCCTTTAAGCACCGAGGCACGAAAGGAAAAAGGCAGCACAGACTGCAAAATTGGAATATCATTTTTAATAAGCTGTTCCTGAAGAGGGATGGTATGTGTCGCTACGACAACAGTTTGGCTGGTTATCTTGGCAAACCATAAGCTTGGTATCAAATAAGCAAAGGATTTTCCAGTCCCTGTTCCGGCTTCGATAACAACATGATGTGATGAGGAAAGCCCTTCAGCCACTAGTTTGGCCATTTTTATTTGACCCGGTCTGCTTTCATAACTCCCTAGGTTTCGTTCTAGGTTTCCGCCCGGCGAAAAATTGTCAATAACCCAGTCAATGGATTCCGGTATGGCAATTGAAGAAATTCGAGCTCGCTGAAACAGCCCCTCACCGGAAGGCATGAGAACCAGATCCGTTCGTATAGGGCGATGAGGAAATGATTTAACCATTTCTTTTTGCAATTCTTCAATAAAACTTTTAAGGGCCCATCCTTCAAGAAAACCCTTAGCCTGATCAAAAAAACTCAGATCAAATTCCAGGCCTTTTTTCCAGCAAACCTTAAACAACTCCCAAATTAACCAGACTTTTTCCTCTGAAGGGTATCGAATCTCTTCATTCTTTAGAGGCAAGGAGAGTCTTTCGGCTAAAAAGGTCAATTGATAATGATGCAGGGTGGGGAAAAAAACTCGCACTAGGTCCAGAGTATCCCATAATGGCTGTTGAAAACGAAAATTCACTTGACTTTCCAAAAAAGAGAGGGATATTTCGTACCCCACTAAAATAGCATCGTCAATAAAATTTATGATGCTTTCCATGGTATCTATTTCTCCCTCAGATCTCATTAGAAAACGACAGGTTTCTTTAATCTCTCCATTACAAATTCTAAGGGCAGTAAATTCAGAGATTTCTTCATAATTTGACTCTAGACCCAAGGTTTTTATATCAAAAACCACCATATCTTTACGCACAGCATGTTGACCCCTCTCATGTTATATTGTACACTATTTTTACGTAAGGGACCAATGAAAGCAGGATTTTAGAAAATCTGTCGCGAATAATTCCTCTGCAATTTAAGATTTCGACTATCTTTGATTAGGAAGAAGGATATCCATTGATTAAACGGAAGATATCGATGTTCGGACTCAGTCTCGCGATATTATTCACCATTCTCTTCCTTAACGGGTGTTCGCCAAAGCCCTTTTTATCGCAAGATGGAACCTATGTTATTTTAACGGTTTCCCCGTCGGGAATGACCCAATCAGAACTTGTAGAATTACCCTGGAACACTAATACCGCAGTCCTTCAAAAGTTTCTCTTGGAGTGTTCCTTTGTGCTAAGTGACTTGCACACACCTCCAACATTAGAAACAAATGCACAACCAGTCGAAGCAACCAG
This Desulfosporosinus orientis DSM 765 DNA region includes the following protein-coding sequences:
- a CDS encoding helicase C-terminal domain-containing protein, with amino-acid sequence MRKDMVVFDIKTLGLESNYEEISEFTALRICNGEIKETCRFLMRSEGEIDTMESIINFIDDAILVGYEISLSFLESQVNFRFQQPLWDTLDLVRVFFPTLHHYQLTFLAERLSLPLKNEEIRYPSEEKVWLIWELFKVCWKKGLEFDLSFFDQAKGFLEGWALKSFIEELQKEMVKSFPHRPIRTDLVLMPSGEGLFQRARISSIAIPESIDWVIDNFSPGGNLERNLGSYESRPGQIKMAKLVAEGLSSSHHVVIEAGTGTGKSFAYLIPSLWFAKITSQTVVVATHTIPLQEQLIKNDIPILQSVLPFSFRASVLKGRNNYCCLKKWQSCLVNREISHGEQLAVLGILVWLRETLTGDIQELSKFPGLTEVWSRICADNDTCIPGKCSKAGVCFLLRARKRAEESDVLIVNHSLLFSDLKTDYNVLPEHHQLVIDEAHQIYQTALQHLGSELSAENVTRIVETIYRPSGVNFYSTIKHQIGSLAHRVPSVSWELVGERLELLPEICRSILIQTRELFELLSRIIGSGRTFRFIIHHKESPWWNGLYVQIENLVGRIDLLIKSFENLNSSFNGEDAEEIEELRYIINGHQKELQTFIDTLIQAVNIENPKQVTWLEQAARLYIKTSPIEVSDVLKAKIFSRLDSVILTSATLSISNSFAYFLKDIGLANETMTAQVDSPFDYEQQMHFIVAKKGINSLGSDEEKSLELSEFIAEVAERMNGRTLVLFTAHNLLRQTYAALHPLLARIGMDTLAQGIQGDRSRLIEAFRRNPRSVLLGANSFWEGIDIPGDALLCVIMVKLPFWPPTLPLIEARSDYLKSQGRDPFHELLLPEAVIRFKQGFGRLIRSKVDRGVVILLDNRVIDKYYGRYFLNSLPIKTHIRGEKSLVFRKIEEYTRELELELL
- the pssA gene encoding CDP-diacylglycerol--serine O-phosphatidyltransferase, with product MRANPISTRMIPSIFTLANLLCGFIAIIFVIEENYSLAAAMVLMSVLMDSLDGKVARRLSVSSDFGKELDSLSDLVSFGVAPAILTYQSILNSQTEVIRYAGLGIAAFFALCGAVRLARFNILNITTYFIGVPITFAGGFMALLMFFRNVLPWYIYFVSMIILAFLMVSSFKVAKLGK
- a CDS encoding phosphatidylserine decarboxylase family protein gives rise to the protein MKQYPISRDGWSYLAILAALSVIAYWVWPWLIILPGILFLFVLFFFRNPERQIPKDELTLVSPADGVVMDVERVYEDQFFNGESIRVRIFLSIFNVHVNRSPMAGEVVFRAYRPGKMIPAFKSHASELNEKNYVGIKNRHMQILVTQVTGFIARRIVCWVDKGHVLTKGERFGLIKFGSCTEIFLPTNVEIMVSPGDKVRGGLSVVGRVSVNEG